Proteins encoded in a region of the Vicia villosa cultivar HV-30 ecotype Madison, WI linkage group LG5, Vvil1.0, whole genome shotgun sequence genome:
- the LOC131604098 gene encoding F-box/kelch-repeat protein At3g23880-like, giving the protein MSKKTLSPSGVLHDELITEILLLLPIKALLQLKCVSHSWNTLISDSAFEKFHLKRSTTSQNTHFTLITQHFIPVEGESYCHRYNTVIPCPITHLFDNPASTFVADSHYLLNNDDHPPFIIVGSCNGLICLLYLDFTYTHEEYWFQLWNPTTRKISQDLGYSRHSKLGFIFNFGCDDSTGTFKVVAYRFIPEGNTSEVKVFTVGDNAWRKIESFPITPLAYSLFSQFMGNRSDGEISVEDLVIVSLDLGTETYNRYLLPQGFDELSSGKPTISVLGECLCFSYFHTGTGIVMWQMKKFGVEESWIQFLKISYHVVQLYYDFTYNHFQLLPLFLSKDGDSLILCSNAMDGVNGGAIIYNCKDNIVQKIRVNVKKTITDDESDNILYLDLAVGYSFGYSVHKQIEEYG; this is encoded by the exons ATGTCGAAGAAGACTCTGTCCCCGTCCGGTGTTCTTCACGATGAACTCATCACCGAGATCCTTTTGTTACTTCCTATAAAAGCTCTTCTTCAATTAAAGTGTGTAAGTCATTCTTGGAACACTCTTATTTCCGATTCTGCTTTTGAGAAATTTCATCTCAAGAGATCTACAACATCACAGAATACACACTTCACGCTAATCACTCAGCACTTCATACCTGTCGAGGGAGAAAGTTATTGCCACCGTTATAACACTGTCATTCCATGCCCTATAACTCATTTATTTGATAATCCCGCGTCTACCTTTGTCGCTGATTCTCATTACCTTTTAAACAATGACGATCACCCTCCCTTTATTATTGTTGGTTCCTGCAATGGATTGATCTGTTTGCTTTATCTTGATTTCACTTACACCCATGAAGAGTACTGGTTCCAATTATGGAACCCAACCACTAGAAAAATATCTCAAGATCTGGGATATTCTCGTCATTCAAAATTAGGCtttattttcaattttggttGTGATGATTCTACCGGCACTTTTAAAGTGGTTGCCTACCGCTTCATTCCTGAAGGAAATACAAGTGAGGTGAAAGTTTTCACGGTTGGCGATAATGCTTGGAGAAAAATTGAAAGTTTCCCAATTACTCCTCTTGCTTATTCGTTGTTTTCACAATTTATGGGTAATAGGTCTGATGGT gaaattagtgtTGAGGACCTTGTTATTGTTTCTCTTGATCTGGGGACAGAGACATATAATCGGTATCTATTGCCTCAGGGTTTTGATGAGTTGTCGTCTGGAAAGCCAACCATTAGTGTATTGGGGGAATGTCTTTGCTTTTCTTATTTTCACACGGGAACCGGTATTGTCATGTGGCAGATGAAGAAATTTGGTGTTGAAGAGTCTTGGATTCAATTTCTTAAAATTAGCTATCATGTTGTTCAATTATACTATGACTTTACTTACAATCATTTTCAATTATTGCCATTGTTTCTTTCTAAGGATGGTGATTCATTGATATTGTGCAGTAATGCTATGGATGGGGTTAATGGGGGAGCAATTATATATAATTGCAAAGATAATATTGTGCAGAAAATAAGAGTTAATGTGAAAAAAACTATTACTGATGATGAAAGTGATAATATTTTATACTTGGATTTGGCCGTGGG GTATAGTTTCGGGTATAGTGTTCATAAACAGATAGAAGAATATGGATGA